A genome region from Schistocerca americana isolate TAMUIC-IGC-003095 chromosome 1, iqSchAmer2.1, whole genome shotgun sequence includes the following:
- the LOC124595636 gene encoding DNA-directed RNA polymerase II subunit Rpb4-like, which yields MASPALRDMVEEDTAALVFSRVREGKNAVDQRGAHAARAPESAEEEQEFSEVFVKTLSYTNRFRKFKNKDTTATVRNLLAQKKLLKFELASLANLRPENPEEAKSLITSLEG from the coding sequence ATGGCTAGTCCTGCTCTAAGAGATATGGTAGAAGAAGATACGGCAGCGTTAGTATTCTCAAGAGTTCGAGAAGGCAAAAATGCTGTTGATCAGCGAGGTGCACATGCCGCTAGAGCACCAGAAAGTGCTGAGGAGGAGCAGGAATTCTCAGAGGTGTTCGTCAAGACACTGAGCTACACCAATCGCTTCCGAAAGTTCAAGAACAAAGACACAACTGCCACAGTACGTAATCTGCTGGCACAAAAGAAGCTGCTCAAGTTTGAACTGGCTTCGTTGGCGAACTTGCGTCCGGAGAACCCCGAAGAAGCAAAGTCGCTGATTACGAGCTTGGAAGGGTGA